A single Symbiobacterium thermophilum IAM 14863 DNA region contains:
- a CDS encoding mismatch-specific DNA-glycosylase — MTRALPDYLAPGLRVVFVGFNPGETSAREGHYYAYPGNRFYWLLWQAGLTERRYAPHEDARLLEIGYGLTDLVGRSTRSSGDLSAAELRSGREELLAKLARYRPRVACYNGKGIYAALTGRRRVAYGLQPESVIPGVLDFVAASPSGRSREPLAEKLRLYRELRALIAEGDEGERLG; from the coding sequence GTGACCCGGGCCCTGCCGGACTACCTGGCCCCGGGGCTGCGCGTGGTCTTCGTCGGTTTCAACCCCGGGGAGACGTCGGCCCGGGAGGGGCACTACTATGCCTATCCGGGTAACCGGTTTTACTGGCTCCTCTGGCAGGCCGGGCTCACGGAGCGGCGCTACGCCCCGCACGAGGATGCCCGGCTCCTGGAGATCGGCTATGGGCTGACGGATCTGGTGGGCCGCTCCACCCGCTCCAGCGGCGACCTTTCGGCTGCGGAGCTGCGGTCCGGACGGGAGGAGCTGCTGGCCAAGCTGGCCCGGTACCGGCCGCGAGTGGCCTGTTACAACGGCAAGGGCATCTACGCGGCGCTGACCGGCCGCCGGCGGGTGGCGTACGGCCTGCAGCCGGAGTCGGTGATCCCCGGGGTGCTGGATTTTGTGGCGGCCTCTCCCAGCGGGCGGAGCCGGGAGCCCCTGGCGGAGAAGCTGCGGCTCTACCGGGAACTGCGCGCGCTGATCGCGGAGGGGGATGAGGGTGAGCGACTGGGGTGA